A region of Plectropomus leopardus isolate mb chromosome 16, YSFRI_Pleo_2.0, whole genome shotgun sequence DNA encodes the following proteins:
- the hadhb gene encoding trifunctional enzyme subunit beta, mitochondrial has product MASMLLNTIRSSSVSPSWAVRLGARSLSTTAQLQAQVQTKSKKTLARPGVKNIVLVEGVRTPFLMSGTTYADLMPHDLARAALQGLLHKTGLPKDAVDYIIYGTVIQEVKTSNVAREAALGAGFSDKIPAHTVTMACISSNQAMTSAVGLIAAGQCDAVVAGGVEFMSDVPIRHSRKMRKTMLSLNKAKTLGQRLSLIGSIRLAHLSPELPAVAEFSTSETMGHSADRLAAAFGVSRVEQDEFALRSHSLAKKAQDAGLLTDVISFKVPGRDIVSKDNGIRPSSMEQMGKLKPAFIKPHGTVTAANSSFLTDGASAVLIMSEEKALAMGYKPKAYLRDFVYVSQDPKDQLLLGPTYGTPKVLERAGLTMNDIDVFEFHEAFAGQIMANLKAMDSDWFGQTYLGRTSKVGTPSMEKFNLWGGSLSLGHPFGATGCRLVTTVAHRLQKEGGQYGLVAACAAGGQGHAMVIEAYPQ; this is encoded by the exons ATGGCCTCCATGTTGCTGAACACGATTCGGAGCTCCTCTGTCAGCCCTTCCTGGGCAGTACGGTTGG GGGCACGTTCCCTCAGTACGACAGCCCAGCTTCAGGCTCAGG ttcagacaaaaagcaaaaagacacTGGCTCGGCCTGGTGTGAAGAACATTGTTCTGGTGGAAGGAGTTCGAACCCCTTTCCTGATGTCTGGAACCAC ATATGCTGACCTAATGCCCCATGACTTGGCCAGAGCAGCTCTGCA GGGTCTGCTGCACAAGACAGGTTTACCCAAAGATGCTGTAGACTACATCATATATGGAACAGTCATTCAGGAGGTCAAAACAAGCAATGTAGCAAGAGAG gcAGCGTTGGGTGCAGGCTTCTCTGACAAGATCCCAGCTCACACAGTCACCATGGCCTGCATCTCCTCCAACCAGGCAATGACCTCAG cTGTTGGTCTGATTGCTGCAGGCCAGTGTGATGCTGTTGTGGCAGGAGGGGTGGAGTTCATGTCTGACGTTCCTATTCGTCACAGCCGTAAGATGAGGAAGACCATGCTGTCCCTGAACAAGGCGAAGACCCTTGGCCAAAGGCTCAGTCTGATTGGCAGCATCCGGCTGGCACATTTATCCCCTGAg CTTCCTGCTGTGGCTGAGTTCTCCACATCTGAAACGATGGGCCACAGTGCCGATCGTCTGGCTGCTGCATTTGGGGTCTCCAGAGTGGAGCAGGATGAGTTCGCTCTGCGATCACACTCTCTGGCTAAAAAGGCCCAGGACGCAGGTTTGCTAACGGATGTCATCTCCTTTAAAGTGCCAG GACGTGATATTGTTTCCAAGGACAATGGCATCCGCCCATCCTCCATGGAGCAAATGGGCAAACTAAAGCCAGCCTTCATCAAACCTCACGGCACAGTCACCGCTGCCAACTCCTCTTTTCTG actGACGGCGCCTCTGCTGTGCTCATCATGTCTGAAGAGAAAGCTTTGGCTATGGGTTACAAGCCCAAAGCCTACCTCAG AGACTTTGTCTACGTGTCCCAGGACCCCAAAGATCAGCTGCTTTTGGG GCCAACATACGGTACGCCAAAGGTCCTGGAACGGGCTGGCCTGACCATGAATGACATTGACGTCTTTGAGTTCCACGAGGCATTCGCA ggACAGATAATGGCAAACCTGAAGGCTATGGACTCAGATTGGTTCGGCCAGACATACTTGGGCAGGACATCGAAG GTTGGAACTCCTTCCATGGAGAAGTTCAACCTGTGGGGAGGCTCTCTGTCTTTGGGTCACCCGTTCGGTGCCACAGGCTGCAGACTGGTAACCACAGTGGCACAC